In a genomic window of Shouchella clausii:
- a CDS encoding SgrR family transcriptional regulator — protein sequence MELFEHYLMLAKQLNYSQALQPLSVRTLANELLCTERNAKLLVHKMQKRGWIEWRPGKGRGHVSYIRLLADYDAVVIAEAKKRAFEQSLDAAIQLVQTYSRSHANSRAFIESILNSIDQERIEQEDHLRFPTYRGVSALDPATIHRRTENHLMSHLFNQLVKYDPKNDCYIPDLAHYWETDTTNTKWTFYLRKNIFFHNGQPCTAEEVGASFLRHTDKSPYYWGIQHLHRLSALDPYTVEFCFSKPTPHFLAFAASLGGAIVYKDETTSFPIGTGPFSLSDHSSKRLRLQAFPRYFSTRPHLDAVTMYIFPALYDNEPETAFLAANQLNFYHYPYVEKGDHDFQQQESMDIGCKLLSLNKKHGLCANDTRLREALFHFLDPHSMIQDIGGTRSIPADRLFAQGHSVLTTRNRQKGQSCLLKSNYHGEELQLYSYTGAGNERDAGWIKQTLEAEGISVRLHLLPYHELQQLELEQKADLLLGEQLGYDDKVYSYFSAFFDRHRFLYSHLGTDDLEKAERLWHQELKTKTLLASLQSIETSLCQAHYLLPLYRLKQFALYPEYVKNVALNAYGWVDYTTIWLKRGKS from the coding sequence ATGGAACTGTTTGAGCACTACCTTATGTTGGCCAAACAATTAAACTACTCACAAGCGCTACAGCCCCTTTCTGTCCGTACTTTAGCAAACGAGCTTTTATGTACAGAGCGGAACGCAAAATTGCTTGTCCATAAAATGCAAAAGCGTGGCTGGATTGAATGGCGGCCTGGAAAAGGCCGAGGCCATGTTTCCTATATTCGCTTGTTGGCAGACTACGACGCTGTCGTGATTGCTGAAGCAAAAAAACGCGCTTTTGAGCAATCACTTGATGCGGCGATTCAACTTGTTCAAACCTATTCACGCTCACACGCAAACAGCCGCGCTTTTATTGAGTCGATTTTGAATTCAATTGACCAGGAGCGGATAGAGCAAGAGGATCATCTTCGTTTCCCTACTTACCGTGGTGTTAGCGCATTAGACCCAGCTACGATCCACCGCCGGACAGAAAATCATTTGATGAGCCATTTATTCAACCAACTCGTAAAGTACGATCCTAAAAACGACTGTTATATTCCTGATTTGGCTCACTATTGGGAAACGGACACTACAAACACAAAGTGGACTTTTTATTTGCGGAAAAACATTTTCTTTCATAATGGGCAGCCATGTACCGCCGAGGAAGTTGGCGCCAGTTTTTTACGCCATACGGATAAATCGCCCTATTATTGGGGAATCCAACATTTGCATCGCCTATCTGCACTTGATCCTTACACAGTGGAGTTTTGTTTTTCTAAGCCTACTCCCCATTTTCTGGCGTTTGCTGCTTCATTAGGCGGGGCCATTGTCTATAAAGACGAAACGACATCTTTTCCAATCGGTACGGGGCCTTTTTCCTTGTCGGACCATTCAAGTAAGCGCCTTCGCCTTCAAGCATTTCCGCGCTACTTTAGTACGAGGCCGCACCTTGATGCAGTGACCATGTATATCTTTCCAGCCCTTTATGACAACGAACCAGAAACAGCATTCTTAGCCGCAAACCAATTAAATTTTTATCATTACCCTTACGTCGAAAAGGGAGATCATGATTTCCAGCAGCAGGAATCAATGGACATAGGCTGCAAACTCCTTTCGTTAAACAAAAAGCACGGCCTTTGTGCCAATGACACTCGCTTGCGCGAAGCGCTGTTTCATTTTTTAGATCCACATTCAATGATTCAAGACATTGGCGGCACCCGCAGTATTCCAGCTGATCGGCTTTTCGCCCAAGGGCACAGCGTCCTAACGACTCGTAACAGGCAAAAAGGGCAGTCATGCTTGTTAAAAAGCAACTACCATGGAGAAGAGCTGCAGCTATATAGCTACACTGGAGCGGGCAATGAGAGGGACGCTGGTTGGATAAAACAAACGCTCGAAGCAGAAGGCATTTCAGTGCGGCTCCACCTCCTTCCTTATCACGAGCTTCAACAATTAGAACTAGAACAAAAAGCAGACCTTTTGCTCGGCGAGCAGCTTGGCTACGATGACAAAGTGTATAGCTATTTTTCAGCGTTTTTTGATCGCCACCGGTTTCTTTATTCCCACTTGGGTACAGACGATTTGGAAAAAGCCGAGCGTTTATGGCATCAGGAATTAAAAACAAAAACATTGCTGGCTAGCTTACAATCAATCGAAACATCGCTTTGCCAAGCACATTATCTCCTCCCCCTCTACCGGTTAAAGCAATTTGCGTTGTATCCAGAATACGTTAAAAACGTGGCTTTAAATGCTTATGGCTGGGTCGATTATACAACGATTTGGCTGAAACGCGGCAAATCTTAG
- a CDS encoding MFS transporter — protein sequence MQAKQEEKKRERLQVSPQKKVVAIALLTAAAVLGDAMLFIVLPLYWQEFGLTALWQIGILLSVNRFIRLPISPLVGWFYSKFELRTGVQLALILATATTFSYGFFQSFATLVVARAVWGVAWALLRIGGMLAVVEFSTKDNRGKLMGTYNGLWGIGGLVGMLAGGIFVEQLSVFPVTTAFATIGTIAFVIAPFVIPKRQQQDDNKRRIHARRAEKTLSPFTMLVFATGLTMGFVVFGLFSVTLSPLVERAMGGQPLEAFGVIIGAASIAGILQALRWAWDPFVAPFYGKMLDRRPLSYSWIYLPMLGICCLFSLFALLNSFWLLLCAVLVFQLLSTFFVTTADTLAARAAAQGNKVKVMTIQAVVVDLGAATGPLVSFFIVDTYELAPLYWLAAAFLSTLSVLWFAYSLNMRRKPT from the coding sequence TTGCAAGCAAAACAGGAGGAGAAAAAAAGGGAACGCCTCCAAGTATCCCCGCAAAAGAAAGTGGTGGCGATAGCGCTATTAACAGCAGCGGCTGTGCTTGGCGATGCAATGTTGTTTATTGTGTTGCCCCTTTACTGGCAGGAGTTTGGCCTTACAGCTCTTTGGCAAATTGGCATATTGTTATCTGTCAATCGCTTCATCCGTTTGCCAATTAGTCCCCTTGTCGGCTGGTTTTATAGCAAGTTTGAATTGCGGACTGGCGTGCAATTGGCCCTCATTTTGGCAACGGCCACGACTTTTTCGTACGGCTTTTTCCAAAGCTTTGCTACCCTTGTCGTGGCACGGGCCGTTTGGGGTGTCGCTTGGGCTTTGCTGCGTATCGGCGGCATGCTTGCTGTAGTGGAATTTTCCACCAAAGACAATCGTGGCAAACTGATGGGCACTTATAATGGTTTATGGGGAATTGGCGGATTGGTCGGTATGTTGGCCGGAGGCATTTTCGTCGAACAGCTATCTGTATTTCCAGTCACGACTGCTTTCGCGACGATTGGCACGATTGCCTTCGTCATCGCCCCATTTGTCATCCCGAAACGCCAACAACAAGATGATAACAAACGGCGTATTCATGCTAGGAGAGCAGAAAAAACCCTTTCGCCATTTACGATGCTTGTGTTCGCAACAGGCCTAACGATGGGGTTTGTTGTGTTCGGACTGTTTTCGGTTACGCTCAGCCCGCTTGTTGAGCGCGCAATGGGTGGCCAACCGCTGGAAGCATTTGGTGTCATCATCGGCGCAGCTTCGATTGCAGGAATCCTTCAAGCCTTGCGCTGGGCCTGGGATCCATTCGTTGCCCCTTTTTATGGGAAAATGCTAGACCGCAGGCCGCTTTCGTATTCGTGGATTTACTTGCCTATGCTCGGGATTTGTTGTTTATTTTCGCTATTTGCGCTGCTTAATTCATTTTGGCTTTTGTTATGTGCCGTACTTGTATTTCAACTTCTGTCCACCTTTTTTGTAACCACTGCCGATACACTTGCAGCCCGGGCGGCGGCGCAAGGGAATAAAGTCAAAGTAATGACGATCCAGGCAGTCGTTGTCGATTTAGGAGCAGCGACTGGGCCCCTTGTATCGTTTTTCATTGTCGACACCTATGAATTGGCGCCTTTGTATTGGTTAGCTGCCGCGTTTTTAAGTACGCTGTCTGTTTTATGGTTTGCTTATAGCCTAAACATGCGACGCAAGCCAACTTGA
- a CDS encoding 3-hydroxyacyl-CoA dehydrogenase/enoyl-CoA hydratase family protein, translating into MVRPIRKAAVIGAGVMGASIAAHLANAGISVLLLDLAPQDDGKSATNVATLTKKRSRNYLVEQAIAKLKKQKPAPLASKQALHLIEAGNLEDDFDKLKEADWIIEAIIENLEAKTQLLAKIDEVRATGAIVTSNTSGISVEAMSKERSQDFKAHFLGTHFFNPPRYLKLLEVIPTKETKTEVTEFIGNFAETALGKGVVEAKDTPNFIANRIGTYGLLVTVHEMLKANASIGEIDSVTGPLIGRPKSATFRTLDVVGLDTFLHVAKNVYEETEGTEKAMFDPPAFMKEMAKRGWIGAKSGQGFYLKENGTIYELNPHTFEYEPRKKMKAPSIEQAKLMKSKSAKLRAVVWADDPAGKLLWSILKPVLLYTAEKTAEIAHDLLAVDEAMRWGFGWEMGPYELWDALGVKETVEKMKLEGEHVPAWVTAMLEQGHASFYKDGAFYHEGDYLPVRTHKKQLPLNVLKKDKTITKNTGACLIDIGDDVALLQFTSPNNTIGLDVIQMIHKAIDEAEANYRGLVIGNQGKNFCVGANLMMMLMEAQDDNFFELDLVIRQFQKATARIRYANVPVVTAPFGMTLGGGAEISLPAASIQAAHETYMGLVETGVGLIPGGGGNKELYLRNIARYGSDNLADLQKAARKTFETIATANVSTSAAGAREKGFLSERDGITMNDFFVNNDAKQRVLSLADGYRPPAKTKIPVTGRAGYATLMLGAKMMEWGGYASEHDLKIAKKLAFVLSGGQVSEGTLVDESYLLDLEREAFLSLIAEPKTQQRMQHMLTKGKPLRN; encoded by the coding sequence ATGGTTCGTCCTATCCGCAAAGCAGCAGTCATTGGCGCCGGCGTAATGGGGGCAAGCATTGCCGCTCACTTAGCGAATGCTGGGATTTCCGTTTTACTGCTAGACTTAGCACCGCAAGATGATGGCAAAAGCGCCACAAACGTGGCAACGCTCACGAAAAAGCGGAGCCGCAACTACCTTGTGGAACAGGCGATTGCAAAATTGAAAAAGCAAAAGCCGGCCCCATTGGCTTCAAAACAAGCACTTCATTTGATTGAAGCCGGAAACTTAGAGGATGACTTTGACAAACTAAAAGAAGCTGACTGGATCATTGAGGCCATTATTGAGAACTTGGAAGCAAAAACACAGCTATTGGCTAAAATTGACGAAGTCCGCGCTACTGGGGCAATTGTAACATCCAATACTTCTGGCATATCGGTGGAAGCAATGTCGAAAGAAAGGAGCCAAGATTTTAAAGCCCATTTTCTCGGCACGCACTTTTTTAATCCACCGCGTTATTTAAAATTGCTTGAGGTAATCCCAACGAAAGAAACGAAAACCGAGGTTACAGAGTTTATCGGTAATTTTGCTGAAACGGCGCTTGGCAAAGGGGTCGTTGAAGCGAAGGATACGCCTAATTTTATCGCCAACCGCATTGGCACGTATGGATTGCTTGTCACGGTTCATGAAATGCTTAAAGCCAATGCATCGATTGGTGAAATTGATTCTGTGACAGGGCCACTCATCGGCAGGCCGAAGAGCGCAACATTCCGGACACTTGATGTAGTTGGACTGGATACGTTCTTACACGTGGCCAAAAATGTCTACGAGGAGACAGAGGGTACTGAAAAAGCAATGTTTGATCCCCCGGCTTTCATGAAAGAAATGGCGAAGCGTGGGTGGATTGGCGCCAAAAGCGGCCAAGGTTTCTACTTGAAAGAAAACGGGACAATTTACGAACTAAATCCCCACACGTTTGAGTATGAACCGCGCAAAAAAATGAAAGCGCCTTCGATTGAGCAAGCAAAGTTAATGAAATCGAAATCCGCTAAGTTACGTGCGGTTGTATGGGCAGATGATCCCGCAGGCAAGCTGCTCTGGTCAATTTTAAAACCGGTATTGCTATATACAGCCGAGAAAACAGCAGAAATAGCCCATGATTTGTTAGCGGTCGATGAAGCGATGCGCTGGGGCTTTGGCTGGGAAATGGGCCCATATGAGCTTTGGGATGCGCTCGGTGTAAAAGAAACGGTGGAAAAAATGAAACTTGAAGGCGAACATGTGCCAGCATGGGTGACGGCTATGCTTGAACAAGGCCATGCGTCGTTCTACAAAGATGGCGCTTTCTACCATGAAGGCGACTATCTTCCTGTTCGTACCCATAAAAAGCAGCTGCCTTTAAACGTGCTGAAAAAAGACAAGACGATTACAAAAAACACAGGGGCGTGTTTAATCGATATCGGCGACGATGTCGCCTTGTTGCAGTTTACTTCTCCTAACAATACGATCGGCCTTGATGTTATCCAAATGATCCACAAAGCAATTGACGAGGCAGAAGCAAATTATCGCGGCCTTGTAATCGGCAATCAAGGGAAAAATTTCTGTGTCGGCGCTAACTTAATGATGATGCTAATGGAAGCGCAAGACGACAACTTTTTTGAGCTTGATCTCGTTATCAGGCAGTTCCAAAAAGCAACGGCGCGTATCCGGTATGCAAATGTACCTGTTGTAACCGCTCCTTTTGGAATGACGCTTGGCGGCGGTGCCGAGATCAGCTTGCCAGCTGCAAGCATCCAAGCAGCCCACGAAACGTATATGGGCTTAGTGGAGACAGGCGTGGGCCTCATTCCAGGCGGAGGAGGCAATAAAGAACTGTACCTGCGCAATATAGCCCGTTATGGCAGCGACAATCTAGCTGATTTGCAAAAGGCGGCGCGAAAGACGTTTGAAACGATTGCCACCGCCAACGTATCCACATCAGCGGCAGGCGCGAGGGAAAAAGGCTTTTTGTCAGAACGGGACGGCATTACAATGAACGACTTTTTCGTTAATAACGATGCCAAGCAGCGTGTCCTGTCTTTAGCAGATGGTTACCGGCCGCCTGCAAAAACAAAGATCCCTGTGACAGGAAGAGCAGGTTATGCGACGTTGATGCTTGGCGCCAAAATGATGGAATGGGGCGGTTATGCATCAGAGCATGATTTAAAAATCGCCAAAAAGCTAGCGTTCGTCCTTTCTGGAGGACAGGTGTCAGAAGGCACGCTAGTTGATGAATCTTATTTGCTTGATTTGGAAAGGGAAGCGTTCTTAAGTTTGATCGCAGAACCGAAAACGCAGCAGCGGATGCAGCATATGCTTACGAAAGGAAAACCGTTGCGCAATTAA
- a CDS encoding acetyl-CoA C-acetyltransferase has protein sequence MKEAVIVAGARTPVGKANRGSFKHVRSDDLGAIAVKETLRRAKQVEPEEIDDCLIGCAMPEAEQGMNMARNVSVLAGIPQSVPAVTINRYCASGLQTIAYGAERIMLGHAKAIIAGGAESMSMIPMGGHVVKPNPTLIDEAPEYYMSMGYTAEEVARQYGISREDQDVFAVESHKRAAAALANQRFSDEIVPVPVVEQHFGSNGTLQSTERLVEIDEGVRADTTIAALSKLKPAFQHKGTVTAGNSSQMSDGAAAVLLMDKEEAEARGLEPLVTFKSFAVAGVAPEVMGVGPIEAIPKAVRLAGLQLEEIGLFELNEAFASQALAVIRELGLDYDKVNVNGGAIALGHPLGCTGTKLTLSLIHEMRRRDERFGVVTMCIGGGMGAAAVFERH, from the coding sequence ATGAAAGAAGCAGTCATTGTGGCAGGTGCGAGGACACCAGTCGGGAAAGCGAACCGCGGCTCTTTTAAACATGTGCGTTCCGACGACTTAGGCGCCATTGCCGTGAAGGAAACATTGCGCCGCGCCAAACAAGTCGAACCGGAAGAAATTGACGATTGCTTGATCGGCTGTGCCATGCCTGAAGCGGAGCAAGGGATGAACATGGCCCGAAATGTAAGCGTGCTTGCGGGCATCCCTCAATCGGTGCCGGCAGTGACGATTAACCGCTACTGCGCTTCCGGCTTGCAAACGATCGCTTATGGGGCCGAACGAATTATGCTAGGGCATGCGAAAGCGATCATTGCAGGTGGCGCCGAATCGATGAGCATGATTCCAATGGGAGGCCACGTCGTCAAACCGAACCCAACGTTGATCGACGAAGCGCCGGAATATTACATGTCAATGGGCTATACGGCGGAAGAGGTGGCGCGCCAGTACGGCATTAGCAGAGAAGACCAAGACGTGTTTGCGGTAGAAAGCCATAAACGAGCAGCGGCTGCACTTGCGAATCAGCGCTTTAGCGATGAAATCGTACCTGTTCCTGTCGTGGAACAGCACTTTGGGTCGAACGGAACGCTTCAATCAACGGAACGACTTGTTGAGATAGATGAAGGCGTGCGCGCAGATACAACGATCGCTGCACTTAGCAAACTTAAGCCAGCATTCCAGCATAAAGGGACGGTCACAGCTGGCAATTCATCACAAATGAGCGATGGCGCCGCGGCTGTCCTGCTCATGGACAAAGAAGAAGCGGAAGCTCGGGGATTAGAGCCACTTGTAACGTTTAAAAGCTTTGCTGTTGCAGGGGTAGCGCCTGAAGTGATGGGGGTTGGCCCAATTGAGGCAATTCCAAAGGCGGTGCGCCTGGCAGGATTACAGCTTGAAGAGATTGGTTTGTTTGAGTTAAACGAGGCTTTTGCTTCCCAAGCGCTTGCCGTCATACGTGAATTGGGGCTTGATTACGACAAAGTCAATGTCAATGGCGGAGCGATTGCTTTAGGGCATCCACTTGGCTGTACTGGCACAAAATTAACGTTGTCGCTCATCCATGAAATGAGGCGGCGCGATGAACGATTTGGGGTTGTGACGATGTGCATCGGTGGCGGCATGGGGGCTGCTGCTGTATTTGAACGACATTAA